The following DNA comes from Nitratidesulfovibrio sp. SRB-5.
GCCCGGTAATCCTGGCTGGCGGGCTGAACCCGGACAACGTGCGCGCGGCCATCCTGCGGGTGCGCCCGGCAGGGGTGGACGCCCATACCGGCGTGGAAGGCCCGGACGGGCGCAAGTGCCCGGACCGGCTGCGCCGCTTCGTGGACGAGGCCCAGCGGGGCTTTGCGGAGGCGGGCTTGAATCACGCCCGGGCTGGGCTGCGCCAGGCCTGATCCTGGCGTCCCCTCCCCCCACGGGTTCGGCAACTTCCCTGGCCCCGCTGCCTCCGGACAGCCCCCGTCCCCGATGCCCCACGCCCGCCACACATCGCCTTCGATACATGTCGTGGAGCATGCCGTCCGGCGTGTGCTGCCCGACATATGCTGCCCGGAGCACACCCCCCGGATCCCACTGTCCGGCGCTCTCCGGCACTGTCCGGCACTCTCCGGCGCTCTCCGGCAGTCGCACGCTGCCGGTCGCGTGCGCCCTCTCTCCTGCTGCGGCAAGCCCCTTGAACTTCCTGATTCTTTCCGCTACACCTCGGACTGAGGATTGGGAAATTGCGCACAACCCGCGCGCGTTCCGCGCCGGGGCACCAGAAGGAGGCTGTCATGGATTTCGCATGGTTCATCGCGGGTATGCTGGGCGTGGCCATCGCTCTGCGCTACATCAAGTGCACCACCCCCAACGACCCGCACCACCACTAGTCACGCTTTTCGCCCTCACGGGCATGCGGCCTGCGGCGGGTTTTCCCGGCCACGGCGCCCGCAGGAAACGGACGGCCCTGGTCGTCCGTTTCGCATTTTCCGCCGCGCTGCTTCTTCTCGTCTTCCTGTCTGCCCCCGCACGGCGCACCAGCCGCCGTATTCCCCACGCTTGACGGCGTCCGCATTTGGCTGTTGGAAGAAGAGGGGTGAGTGCACACTGCCGTGGCACACGTCCGCCACGCATGGTCCGCGCATGTCCGGTGTCGATATCCGGTGCCCGGGTCCGATGCCGATGTCCGGTGCCTGGGTCCGATGCCGATGTCCGGGCCATATCGGGCGCATGTCGGGCGCAGGTCGGGCGCAGGCAAGGACAACATCCGGCGCAGTCCGCGCCAATCCACGTAGCAGGGGAACCTTCATGGAACCGCTGGTGTTCGCAGCCGTACTTTCGGCGGCCATGCTGCATGCCGGGTGGAACGCAGTGGTCAAGGTGGGTGCGGACCGCCTGCTGGGCATAACCCTGGTGGCCGTGTCCGGTTCGGCCACCGCGCTGCTGGCCGTGCCCTTCGTAACGCCCCCTCCGCCCGCGGCCTGGGGGTGGCTGGGCACCTCGCTGCTGTTCCACACCGGGTACAAGCTGTTTCTGGCCCAGGCCTACCGCACGGGCGACCTGGGGCAAGTCTATCCCATCGCCCGTGGCAGCGCGCCGCTGTTGGTGGCCGTGGTCATGGCCTCGGCCTTCGGCGAGGCTCTCTCGCCGGGGGCGGCCACGGGCGTGGGCCTGCTGGCTTCCGGCATCTGGCTCATGTCGCTGCGCGGCGGACGCGCCCAGGCCCGGCCCGACCTGCGCTCCGTGGCCTTTGCCCTGGGCACTTCGCTGTTCATCGCCAGCTACACCATCACCGACGGCATCGGCGCGCGCACCAGCGGGTCGCCGCACGGCTACACCGTGTGGCTGTTCCTGTTCGACGGCCTGATCATGCTGACCATCCTGCTGGCCATGCGCGGACGGGAGGGCCTGACGGCCATGCGTGCCCACTGGCGCGGCGGCTCGGCGGCGGGCGTCATGTCCGTGGGGGCGTACTGGATCGTCATCTGGGCCATGACCCTGGCCCCCATCGCCCTGGTGGCCACCCTGCGCGAAACAAGCGTGCTGTTCGCCGCCGCCATCTCTGTGGTGGTGCTGAAGGAACCCCTGACCCGCTGGCGCACCGTGTCGGCCTGCATCATCGTGGCCGGGGTGATCCTGACCCGCGCGGGGTAGACGGCCCTTTCCGGTAATCCTGACGCAAAAACCGGTGGATGCGACGGGCGGGATGGCATGTTCCGCCCGTTTGCCATGGCTCGCCTTGCAGGAACTCGACGGCAGGGGCCGCCCCGTCCGGCCCGCGCCTGCCCTGCGGTGCCTTTTCCCGTGGCTCTCCGGCCCTGCCGGGCCATGCGTCCCTCCTGATGCGGCATGGCGGTTTTCGCTGCCGCCACGGCATGGACGCAACTCCCCCGCGTGGTGCACCGTCCCCCCCGTGCCCCCGTGCCTCCGTGCTCGCTGTGACGCAGGTCACGGACGTATCCGCCGCCACGAACCAAGATGGCGGCGGGCATGCCGTGGCCTTGCCGCGCGCCGCCAGCGCCACTGCGGCGAATTCCGGCAGCGCGCGCCGCAACTGTCGCCTGCCCGACGGACAACGCCGCCCGCAGGGCGCAGATTCGGCACGTGGGCGGATGCGTCCCCGTCGCCACCCCGATGGCCCAGACAGGTCCCAACTGCGACGCGAACACGGCGCGAACACGGCGCAGACACCACCGATTCCGCCAGTGGCGTCGCAGCCATCCGTCAGTCCCAAGGCCCCCGGCCCCGTTTTGCCAGCCTGACAGCATGCTCAAACGTCACAAGGAGCATTCCGTGCCGCATTCCCCGTTCCGCCTGCCATCTCCCTCCCGCGTCCGCCTTGGCGTGCAGGCCGCCTACGCCCTGTTCCTGCTGTATGCCGGTTGGCGTTTTTTCCTCTACGTGCGCTGGGCCATGGGCGAATCCGAAGACTTCGTGCCCAAGCCCCCGTCCGTGGAAGGCTTTCTGCCCATCAGCGCGCTGATCGCCTTCAAACGGCTGCTGTTTACCGGCCAGTGGGATCCGGTGCACCCGGCGGGTCTGTTCATCTTCATCGCCGTGCTGGCCATGGCCCTGCTGCTGCGCAAGGGCTTTTGCGGGTACATCTGCCCCATGGGCTTCATTTCGTCGTTGCTGGCCCGGCTGGGCACGCGGCTTGGCATTGCCCGGCGCACCGGTCCGCGCGCAGCGCGCCTGCTCTCGCTGCCCAAGTACCTGCTGCTGGCGCAATTCGCCTGGATTTCCGTGGTGTCCATGGACGTGGAATCCATAGAAGGCTTTCTGCTTTCGCCCTACAACTTCGTGGCGGATACCCGGATGCTCCAGTTCTTTCTGGCGCCCAGCAACACCGCGCTGACCGTGTTCGCCGTGCTGGGCGTGGGGTCGCTGGTGCTGCCCTACTTCTGGTGCCGGGTGCTGTGTCCGTACGGCGCGCTGCTTTCGCTGCTGGCGCGCCTTTCTCCGGTGGCGGTGCGGCGCGACCCGGCAACCTGCGTGGACTGCGGGCGCTGCTCGCGCGCCTGCCCCGCCGCCCTGCCCGTACAGCGGCTGGAACGGGTGTCGTCCGGCGAATGCGTGGGCTGCACCGAATGCATCGCGGCCTGCCCCGTGCAGGGCTGCCTGTCGGTAACCCTGCCCGGCAAGCGCCGCCTGCCCGCGTGGTCCATCGTCGCCGGGTGCGTGCTGGTGCTGCTGGCGGCCTGGGGCGTGGCGCAGGCGCTGGGCATGTGGGATTCGCCCCTGCCGCAGTCCATGGCGCGCCGCTTCCACATGATGCTGCGGGCGGGCATGATTACCCACTAGAGGAGCCACTGCATCCCTGAGCCTTCTCCACTTTTGCATTGCCCACGCACGCGACGCACCATCCGTGACGCATCCCGGCGCCCCGTCCGAAAAGGATTTTGGGGGCCGGGATGCACGCGTTTCGCATCCGTTGCCGAAACTTTGCGCCGCCTCTCCCACACCGCAGCACAACGATGCAGGGTCGCCGCAACCCGGCAAGCCCCACCACGCTCGTTCCGCACGGCAAAAGCGCCGCCATCTTCCTTCACAGTCCCCTGACGCAGTATTGCGGCGTCACCCCCCTTGCCATCTCCCGCTGCGATATTACATAGTTGCGCAGGCGGACAGACGGAAAGACGTGCCGCGCGACCGCGCGGCCCCGTTTACCCGCGAACACGCACGCCCGGGCGTGCGCACCATCCGCCCGACACCAACCGCGCGGCCACTCCGCGCATACCCCACGCAAGGAGCACAGACCGTGACCAGTCAGATCAAGACCGCCATGCTGCTTGCCCTTCTTTCGGGCATCATCATCGTCCTTGGCGGGGCCATGGGCGGCAAGACGGGCATCATGATCGCACTGATCCTGGCCCTGGTGATGAACGTCGGCAGCTACTGGTATTCCGACAAGATCGTCCTTTCCATGTACGGCGCGCAGGAAGTGTCCCCGCAAGACGCCCCCATGCTGCACGCCATGGTCGAGGAACTGGCGGCCCACGCGGGCATTCCCAAGCCGCGCGTGTGCGTCATTCCCGAAGACGCCCCCAATGCCTTCGCCACCGGGCGCGACCCGGCCCACGGCGTGGTTGCGGTAACCCACGGCATCATGCGCATTCTCTCGCCGGAAGAACTGAAGGGCGTGCTGGCCCACGAAATCGGGCACATCGCCAACCGCGACATTCTGGTGCAGACCGTGGCCGGTGTGCTGGCCTCGGTCATCGTGTCCGTCGCCAACATGATGCAGTGGGCGGCCATTTTCGGCTTTGGCCGCAGCGACGACGAAGAGGGCGGCACCAGCCCGCTGGTGGCAATTCTGATGGCCATCGTGGCGCCCATCGCCGCCTCGCTGATCCAGTTCGCCATTTCGCGCTCGCGCGAGTACCTGGCCGACGAGACGGGCGCCAGACTTGCGGGCAACCCGCTGTACCTGGCCGGCGCCCTGGCCAAGTTGCAGGCGTGGTCGCAGAAGGTGCCCATGCAGCACGGCAGCCAGGCCACCGCGCACATGTTCATCGTGAACCCGTTCAGCGGGGCCAGCATGGCCAGCCTGTTCAGCACCCACCCGCCCATGGAAGAACGCATCGCCCGCCTGCAGGCCATGGCCGCACGGCGCTGACTCCCAACCCCGGCCAGCCGGACCAGCCAGCCAGACCAGCCAGCCAGACCAGCCGGACCGGTTGGGCAGAACAGGGCGGACACCATGGGCCGGAATGCCCGCGCAAGGCCGAATCCACGGCCCGACCTGCCCGATCTGCCTGACCTGCCCGACCTGCCTGACCTGCCTGACCTCCCAGACAGGCACCACCTCAGCACCGGCAGCGCAGGGACTACAGGCACTACAGGGTCCGCCAGTGGCGCCCGCGACATACATCGGCTATACAGAGGGGCGGGGCAATGTTCCCCGCCCCTTTTGCACGCAATACTCCGGGAGGCTCCGTGAGCACCGTCCATGAAGACCTTGTGCCCTTCGTCGAACAGCACGTGGACTGGCACCGCCACCTGGGCATCCGGGTGGAGGAGGTGCGCACCGGCTACGCCCGGCTGCGCCTGCCCTTCCGCGAGGAATTCGCGGGCAACAAGTCGCGCGGAGCCCTGCACGGCGGGGTCATCTCCACCCTGACGGACATTTGCGGCAACGTGGCCCTGTGGACCCACTTCGGCCCCAACGACATGGTCTCCACCGTGGACATGCGCGTGGACTTCCTGCGGCCCGCGCCCTTCGCCGACCTGATAGCAGAAGCCGAGGTGCGGTTGCAGGGCTACCGCATCGGCAACATCTTCGTGCGCATCGCCTCCGAATCCGCGCCCGGCGTGGCCGTGGCCGAAGGCCGCATCGTCTGCTACGTGAAGCGCGCCGAATAGCGCTTGCGCCCCCAGCCCCCCTTCCTTCCGGTCAACACACATCTCGCTCCGCACCCCTTCGGCACCCCTGCCCCCCGCAGGCAGCCTGTCACCCCAGACAGCCTGCCTCGCAGCCCCCTGCCCTGATCCGGCGTCCATAATCACCGACGCCAGTTCTCCTCCCTCGAACTCGTGCCCCGTCCTGCATCCGCCCCGGCGGCGCGGCACCACCGTACCCGGCCCAACCGGCCCCACAACATCCCGCAATCCCGTTCTTTTGCAGCGCCCGCAACTGGTAGCAATATTTGCACGCGTTGTGATTATCGTTGCTTTTTTCCAAAAATATAAATTAAACATGAAATTCTGCATGACCTCACGCACCACAGCATTCAAAACCATGTTTCCATCCAGAAACACAAAAGATAATAACCACTGAAACATACGCAAACATTTTCACAAGGAGCATGAAGATGTCCATGTTCAGAGCGATGCGTATCTTCTCCAAACTTGCCATATCGTTCGCTGCAATTATCTGCATCATGATTTTCATCAGCCTGTTTGGTGCAAACAGGATGTCTTCCGTCAATAATATTTCCACGGAAATGAACGACATTTTCATTCCATCCATCAGATATTCCAACCGCATGATCCAGTATGTGGCCATGTTCAGGCAGCTTCAATTCCAGCATAACATCTCTACCGATGCAGCAACCATGCGCGCGGCAGAAGACGAGATGAAGGAAATCACTGATGCCTTCGAAAAGACCATGCGCGAGTATGAAAAGTTGCCCCGCTCCCACGTGGAGCAGGACAGCTACGCGCTGCTGAAGGCCGACTGGAACCGCTATCTTTCGTTGCACGAAGGCTTTCTGCAACTTTCGCGCGCCAACAAGAACGAAGAGGCCCTGACCATGATGGGCGGGGAAATGCTGGTGCTGTACCGGAAGATAATCGCCACTGCCCGCAAGACCATAGAGGCCAACAACGCCAAGTCTGCCGCCGCCAGCGACGAAGGCGACCGCACCTACGCCACCGCGCGCAACGTCATGTACGGCCTGACCATTGGCGCCACGCTGGTGGCCGCCGCCATAGCCCTGTACATGGGACGCCTGATCGCCCGCCCCGTGACCGAACTGGCGTCCTCGGCGGAACGCATTGCCGGGGGCGCCTATGACACTCCGCTGCCGCCCGACGCGCTCTTTCACGGTGAACTGGTGACGTTGCACCGCTCCTTTGGCGAGATGGTCACCAAGATCGTTGCTGCGCTGAAGGGAGCGGAGCAGAAGTCGCGCGAGGCCGAACAGGAGGCGGAGCGCGCCCGCAAGGCCATGGCCGAGGCAGAGGTGGCCCGCAAGGACGCGGAGGCCAAGGGTGAAGCCATCCTGTCCGCCGTATCCCGCCTGGAAGTGGTCATGGAACAGCTTTCCAGTTCGTCCACCGAGCTTGCGGCCCAGGTCGAGCAGGCCAGCCGGGGAGCAGAGGAGCAGACCCGCCGCGTGAGCGAAACGGCCACCGCCATGGAAGAAATGAACGCCACGGTGCTGGAGGTGGCCCGCAACGCCACCGAAGCCTCGGACAACGCCCGCAACGCCCGCACCCGTGCCGAATCGGGCGCGCAGGTGGTCAACAAGGCCGTACTCGCCATCAACGCCGTGCGCCGTCAGGCGGAAGCCCTGAAGGACGACATGGGGCGTCTGGGCAGCCAGGCCGAATCCATCGGCCAGATCATGAACGTGATCACCGACATCGCCGACCAGACCAACCTGCTGGCGCTGAACGCCGCCATCGAGGCGGCCCGCGCCGGTGACGCCGGACGCGGATTCGCCGTCGTTGCCGACGAGGTGCGCAAACTGGCCGAAAAGACCATGAACGCCACCAAGGAAGTGGGCGACTCCATCCGGGCCATTCAGGACAGCGCGCGCACCAGCATGCAGAGCGTGGACGGGGCGGTGGACACCATCGGCGAGGCCACGACCCTGTCCGGCGAATCGGGCACGGTCCTTGGCGAAATCGTCAACCTGGTGCAGGTGGCGGCGGACCAGGTCAACGCCATCGCCACGGCATCGTCGCAGCAGTCCACGGCCAGCGACGAGATCAACCGCTCCATAGAGGACATCAACCGCATTTCCAGCGAGACGTCGCAGGCCATGCAGCACTCGGCGCAGGCCATCGGCGAGCTGGCCCAGCAGACCCAGGAACTGGAAAACCTGGTCCGCGCGTTGCGCAACGGCTGATTTGCAGGGGTGCAAAGCGGTTCGGGATTGCCCCGCCCGCACGCGGCAACCACCACACATGACAAGGGCGCCCATGCCGGAAGCGGCACGGGCGCCCTTGTCATGTGCGTCGAACAAGGCGCGAACAAGGCGGAGACGTGGCGGGGGGCCTGCCCCCAGCCCTCAGCGGTCGTCGCCCCGGTCGCGCTCCAGAATGCCGAGCATACGGGTTATCTCGCGGCGCTTCACCTGTTCCGGCGCGGCTTCCGGTTTGACGATGTCCTTGCCCTTGGCCCAGTCGCCGTCGGGCCGTTCCAGGCGGAAGGCCTGTTCAGCCCGCGCCTCGAAGGCTGCCAGCGCAGCCGGGTCGTCCAGCACCGCCGGGCGACCGAAACGGGGCGCGCCCTCTGCGGTCGTTCCCCCCGCCGTTACCAGCGGCTCCCGATACTCCACCACCAGCTTCACGTGGCGCATCTCCGCAAGTGCGGTAAACCTGCGCACCAGCGCGCCGGAACGCCACGGCGCCGGGTCGTCGCCAAAGGCCGGGGCCAGCGCGTCCCTGTCCGGGGGCAGCGCGAACGTGGCGGCGTGCACGTTCATGCCCGCCAACTGGCCGGTGGCGGTGCGCGCCTCGACCACTGCCACGCCAGGCTCCGGCGTCACATCGAGCGGCCAGCGGTATTCGCTGGAGGCTTCAGCCAGCAGGGCCGCCAGACGGACCGGAGCGCCGCCGCCCCCGCCACGGCCGGGGCTGGCGTGCAGGGCGTGGTACACCCTGGCCGAGCCGGTGGCGCTGGCCGTATCCGGCGCAATGTCCACCACGCCCGCCCCTGCGGGAACCAGTCCGGATGCCGGACGCACCAGCAGTGCGGGCCGTGCCGAAGAGGCCAGCATGTCACCTGCAAGGCCCCGCCGGACCGGGTTGCGGTGCATGAACGCGTAGACGAAACCGGCAAGCAGCAGGACAAGGGCAAGGGCGATCAGCTTGGGCATGGGTCACCTGGTGGTTGTGCGGGATGCGTACCGCACGGACTGTTGCGTGCGGTGTGCCAAACGAAAAGGCGTACGATCACGGAAACGCAGTCACCGTCAGTCCACCGGAGTGGGCGGACAGGGCTGATTGGGCGGATCGGGCACCAAGCCAGCCCTGTCCGGGCATCAAACACGCTGACCGGGCAACTACGTCGGACGCCCGCGCACCGGCGGACGGCCTGCGCTACTTGTCGTCGCTGGGCAGATTGCGAATGGGCTCCATGCGCCCGGCCATGCCAGCCAGGTTGCGCACGTGCACCCGGCTGGAGTCATGCGCGAATCCTTCCGCCGCCAGCCCGCCCTCCGGGTAGGCCAGCACGGAGAACGCCGCGCGCGACCGCGCCTCGAACTCGCCCAGCAGGGCCGCCGCGCGTCCGCCAGGCTGCTGCCCGGCGTCCAGGGCGTCGGCCAGTTGTTCTCCGACCCCGGCGGGTATGGGCTCGCGGTATTCCACCACCAGCTTCACCGCCCGGAAGTCGAACAACTGCGTGTAGCGCCGCACCAGCCAGCGCCACTGGCCCTCGTCGGCATGCTGCGCGGGCGGCGCGGGCAACATGAGGGCGAACGGATCGGCGGATGCGGGCATCAGGAAGGTCGCCCCGGCGAAAAGGGCGGGCCCGGTGGCGTACACGTCGCGCCGCACCTCTCGCCAAGGGCTGGAAACATCCAGTTCCCACTGCCAGCCGTCAGGCGTTTCAGCCAGTACGACGGCCAGTTGCCGTTCGCGCGCAGCATCGGCGTAAAAAGCCCAGCCCACGTCGGCATGGCGCAGTCCCAGCTCCGTATCCAGCATGGGGGAAGCGGCGCCGCTGCCCAGCAGGTCGAGCCCGGCTGCCGGGCGCACCACCACGGGCGGGCGCGATGACGACACAACATCCTTGCCGCTCACACCCCGGGTAAGGGGCGCGCAGGCACTCGCCAGCAGCGCCAGCAGAAGCAGCGGCAGGAACAGCAGATACCGTGGACCAGAGGGGATGACCCCCACCCCGTAACGACGCAACGTCAACATGGTTGTCTCCTTTGCGGACCACGCCCTCCGTCGATCGCCCGTGCATCTGCACGCGCAGGCCGGATCAGGAAAGTCGGCCTGATCGGGCTGATCGAAAATACGTCTTGCCGGGCCGTCCCTACGGCCGGAAGGCCGCCCCATCGTGCACGCGCACGCTTCGGGCTTCCCCCGCCATCTTTACGGCAAGCACGCTGGCAGCGTGCAGTCACGCACGGCATACAGCGTAACCACTGCCGCAGAAAAATCCAGCCCTGCAAACGAGAAAAGGCCGCCCCGTTGGGGGCGGCCCTCCCGTAAACCGTGCCGGGATGGAGAGGCGTCTTCTTCGTCCCTGGCGCGGGGTCTATCGTGCGCACATGGCGCGCAGCAAGCCAGCGCCTGCGGTGTACCCCCCCGGTTGTACGCCGGTTCCGCAGGGCCGGTGCCGCATCCGTCCCTGCCGCATGGGCAGGAAGGAAGTGCGGCCTGTCTTCCGTCCGCTAGTCCGCCTGCTTGCGAATGAAGGACGGAATCTCGAACTCGTCCTCGTCGAAGATGAAGTCTTCTTCGCCGGGGGCGTGGGTGTTGATGCGGTTCACCGTGGCCTGCACCTGGCCCTGCTTGCGCAGGTAGGCGGGAATGTTGCGGTCGTCGTCGGAAAAACCGCCAAGGCCGCGCGGCTGCACGGACTGGGGAGCGGGCTTGGCCTGCTGCACCTGTTCGGCGCGCGGCTGCACGGCGGAACGGGGAGCGGGCTGGGCCTGGCCCATGGAGCCGCCCTTGCGGAACGGGGTGACGGTGCCGGACTTGCCCGGGCCTTCAACGCCCACCATGTCGGCGTCGATGCCGGTGGCGATGACGGTGATGCGCATTTCCTCGCCCGCCGTGTCGTCGAACACGGTGCCGAAGAAGATGCGCGCGTCTTCATGCGCGGCTTCCTGGATGATCCCGGCGGCTTCGCTGACTTCGTCGATGGTCAGGTCGGGCCCGCAGGTAATGTTCATGAGCACGCCGCGCGCGCCGTCGATGGACACGTCTTCCAGCAGCGGGCTGGTGATGGCCTTCATGGCGGCCTCGCGGGCGCGCGATTCGCCCCGGGCGATGCCCGCGCCCATCATGGCCAGACCCGATTCGCCCATCACCGCCTTCACGTCCGCGAAGTCGAGGTTGATGAGGCCGGGCACCATGATCAGGTCGGAAATGCCCTTCACCGCAAAGTACAGCACTTCGTCGGCCTTCTTCAGCATTTCCACGAAGGTGGCCTTCTTGGGGGCCAGGGACAGCAGGCGGTCGTTGGGAATGGTGATCAGGCTGTCCACATGCTCGCGGAATTCGGAGATGCCCACTTCCGCCGCTTCAAGGCGCTTCTTGCCTTCGAAGAAGAACGGCTTGGTGACCACGCCCACGGTCAGCGCGCCAAGTTCCTTGGCCGCCTGCGCGATGACGGGGGCCGCGCCTGTGCCGGTGCCGCCGCCCATGCCCGCAGTGACGAAAACCATGTCGGCCTCGCCGATGGCGTCCTTGATGGCGCTCATGCTTTCAAGGGCGGCATCGCGACCGATGCCGGGGTTGGCGCCCGCGCCAAGGCCCTTGGTCAGCTTGTCGCCGAGCTGGATCTTGAGTTCGGCGGAAGACCGGCTGAGGGCCTGGATATCGGTGTTTGCCGCGATGAAGGTAACGCCCTTCAGCGCGGAGGATATCATGTTCTGGACCGCGTTGCCGCCACCGCCGCCGACGCCGATGACTTTGATCTTCGCAGTACTTTCGGCATCGATCTCGTGAAATTCCATACGCCTCTCCTTGTCCGAATGACTATTCCGTTGGACCCACGGTTTACGAGATGTCGGAGAACCATTTGCGCATGCGCGACAGCACGCGGTTGAACACGTTTCCGTCGCGAATGCGGAACTTGAGTTCAAGGCCCTCCTTTTCGGCGCCGTAGCGCAAAAGCCCCACGGCGGTGGCGAACTTCGGGCTGTTCACCACGTCACGCAGCCCGCCCACATTCCGGGGGTAGCCGATGCGGGTAGGCATGTTGAAAATCTGCTCGCCAAGTTCCTGGCACCCGTCGATGAGGGCCGTGCCGCCAGTCAGCACCACGCCCGCTCCGATCGTGTTCTTGAAGCCGGAGCGGACGAGTTCCTGATCCACCAGCGACAGGATCTCCTCCATGCGGGGTTCGCAGATTTCGGCAAGCACCTGGCGCGACAGGCGGCGCGGATCGCGCCCGCCCACGCTCGGCACCTCGATGAGGTCGTCGTTGCGCACAAGGTCGGCCATGGCGCAGCCGTACTTGACCTTGATCTTTTCTGCCGAAACCATGGGGGTGCGCAACCCGAACGCGATGTCGTTGGTCAGGTTCTGTCCGCCCAGCGCAAGCACGCCCGTGTGCTTGATGGAATCGTTGGAGAACACGGCGATGTCGGTGGTACCGCCGCCAAGGTCGACGAGGGCGACGCCAATCTCCCTCTCTTCCTCGGTCAGCACGGCCTTGCTGGAGGCCAGCGCCTCGAGCACGATGTCCGACACGTCGAGCCCGCTCCTGTGGCAGGAACGCACGATGTTCTGGGCGGACGTCACGGCGCCCGTGACGATGTGCACCTTGACCTCCAGCCGCACGCCCGCCATGCCGAGCGGGTCGGCAATGCCGCGCTGGTCATCCACGATGTATTCCTGAGGAAGGATGTGGATGACTTCGCGGTCCAGCGGAATGGCCACGGCTTTCGCCGCGTCAAGCGCGCGTTCCACGTCTTTGGGGCCCACCTCGCCGCCCTTGACGGCGATGACGCCATGACTGTTGAAGCCCTTGATGTGGCTGCCCGCGATACCCGCATAGACCGAACGGATTTCGCAGCCGGCCATCAGCTCGGCTTCTTCGAGAGCTTTCTTGATGGACTGGACGGTCTGCTCGATGTTGACCACCACGCCCTTGCGCAGGCCGGTGGAGGGACTGGTGCCGATGCCGACGATATCGACCCCGTCGGGCGTGGCTTCACCCACGACCGCGCAGATTTTCGTGGTACCGATATCAAGGCCGACAATCAGATCCGACTTGGGCATCTGCTACTCCTGTTTACGCGATGCCGAACGGGTGCCAGGGGGCTGCCCGTGCGGTTTCGCACTGCCGGGTCAGCCGCCGAGGGCGGCGTCCTTCTGTACCCAGACGTTGACGCCCCCCGCCTTTACCTCACGCACCTGCTTCAGTTCTCCCCGACGGGCAAGGTCGTCGAGCACCTTACCCAGCCTGTCGAGGTTGCCGCGCCAGTCTTCCAGCGCGATGCTGAGCCGCAGGTCACTGTTTTCCAGATACAGTTCCACGCCCTTGCCGGGGCTGAGGCGCACCCACGAAACCAGGGCGATGTCCACGGGCAGCCTGGCCCGCTTCAGATCGCCGGTTATCTCGGGCAGCCGCTCC
Coding sequences within:
- a CDS encoding EamA family transporter; its protein translation is MEPLVFAAVLSAAMLHAGWNAVVKVGADRLLGITLVAVSGSATALLAVPFVTPPPPAAWGWLGTSLLFHTGYKLFLAQAYRTGDLGQVYPIARGSAPLLVAVVMASAFGEALSPGAATGVGLLASGIWLMSLRGGRAQARPDLRSVAFALGTSLFIASYTITDGIGARTSGSPHGYTVWLFLFDGLIMLTILLAMRGREGLTAMRAHWRGGSAAGVMSVGAYWIVIWAMTLAPIALVATLRETSVLFAAAISVVVLKEPLTRWRTVSACIIVAGVILTRAG
- a CDS encoding 4Fe-4S binding protein, encoding MLKRHKEHSVPHSPFRLPSPSRVRLGVQAAYALFLLYAGWRFFLYVRWAMGESEDFVPKPPSVEGFLPISALIAFKRLLFTGQWDPVHPAGLFIFIAVLAMALLLRKGFCGYICPMGFISSLLARLGTRLGIARRTGPRAARLLSLPKYLLLAQFAWISVVSMDVESIEGFLLSPYNFVADTRMLQFFLAPSNTALTVFAVLGVGSLVLPYFWCRVLCPYGALLSLLARLSPVAVRRDPATCVDCGRCSRACPAALPVQRLERVSSGECVGCTECIAACPVQGCLSVTLPGKRRLPAWSIVAGCVLVLLAAWGVAQALGMWDSPLPQSMARRFHMMLRAGMITH
- a CDS encoding zinc metalloprotease HtpX, translating into MTSQIKTAMLLALLSGIIIVLGGAMGGKTGIMIALILALVMNVGSYWYSDKIVLSMYGAQEVSPQDAPMLHAMVEELAAHAGIPKPRVCVIPEDAPNAFATGRDPAHGVVAVTHGIMRILSPEELKGVLAHEIGHIANRDILVQTVAGVLASVIVSVANMMQWAAIFGFGRSDDEEGGTSPLVAILMAIVAPIAASLIQFAISRSREYLADETGARLAGNPLYLAGALAKLQAWSQKVPMQHGSQATAHMFIVNPFSGASMASLFSTHPPMEERIARLQAMAARR
- a CDS encoding PaaI family thioesterase; its protein translation is MSTVHEDLVPFVEQHVDWHRHLGIRVEEVRTGYARLRLPFREEFAGNKSRGALHGGVISTLTDICGNVALWTHFGPNDMVSTVDMRVDFLRPAPFADLIAEAEVRLQGYRIGNIFVRIASESAPGVAVAEGRIVCYVKRAE
- a CDS encoding methyl-accepting chemotaxis protein, with translation MIFISLFGANRMSSVNNISTEMNDIFIPSIRYSNRMIQYVAMFRQLQFQHNISTDAATMRAAEDEMKEITDAFEKTMREYEKLPRSHVEQDSYALLKADWNRYLSLHEGFLQLSRANKNEEALTMMGGEMLVLYRKIIATARKTIEANNAKSAAASDEGDRTYATARNVMYGLTIGATLVAAAIALYMGRLIARPVTELASSAERIAGGAYDTPLPPDALFHGELVTLHRSFGEMVTKIVAALKGAEQKSREAEQEAERARKAMAEAEVARKDAEAKGEAILSAVSRLEVVMEQLSSSSTELAAQVEQASRGAEEQTRRVSETATAMEEMNATVLEVARNATEASDNARNARTRAESGAQVVNKAVLAINAVRRQAEALKDDMGRLGSQAESIGQIMNVITDIADQTNLLALNAAIEAARAGDAGRGFAVVADEVRKLAEKTMNATKEVGDSIRAIQDSARTSMQSVDGAVDTIGEATTLSGESGTVLGEIVNLVQVAADQVNAIATASSQQSTASDEINRSIEDINRISSETSQAMQHSAQAIGELAQQTQELENLVRALRNG
- a CDS encoding DUF4851 domain-containing protein; this encodes MPKLIALALVLLLAGFVYAFMHRNPVRRGLAGDMLASSARPALLVRPASGLVPAGAGVVDIAPDTASATGSARVYHALHASPGRGGGGGAPVRLAALLAEASSEYRWPLDVTPEPGVAVVEARTATGQLAGMNVHAATFALPPDRDALAPAFGDDPAPWRSGALVRRFTALAEMRHVKLVVEYREPLVTAGGTTAEGAPRFGRPAVLDDPAALAAFEARAEQAFRLERPDGDWAKGKDIVKPEAAPEQVKRREITRMLGILERDRGDDR
- a CDS encoding DUF4851 domain-containing protein, with translation MLTLRRYGVGVIPSGPRYLLFLPLLLLALLASACAPLTRGVSGKDVVSSSRPPVVVRPAAGLDLLGSGAASPMLDTELGLRHADVGWAFYADAARERQLAVVLAETPDGWQWELDVSSPWREVRRDVYATGPALFAGATFLMPASADPFALMLPAPPAQHADEGQWRWLVRRYTQLFDFRAVKLVVEYREPIPAGVGEQLADALDAGQQPGGRAAALLGEFEARSRAAFSVLAYPEGGLAAEGFAHDSSRVHVRNLAGMAGRMEPIRNLPSDDK